A DNA window from Verrucomicrobiia bacterium contains the following coding sequences:
- a CDS encoding metallophosphoesterase, whose translation MPTVYLISDTHVPERREEIPREFLSQLKEEDIVLHAGDWTSGNTLKLLQQKAKVFGVWGNMDDGAIRKELPEKTIVEIQGFKIGITHGFGAPEGMVEKVQSKFPEKVDMILFGHTHVPHSEEKDGILFYNPGSLSFNNDRRELTYAILEIKDNELAPRLVSLNI comes from the coding sequence ATGCCGACTGTCTATCTAATCTCCGATACCCACGTCCCGGAACGCCGGGAGGAAATTCCCAGGGAATTTCTCTCCCAATTGAAGGAAGAGGACATCGTCCTCCACGCCGGCGACTGGACTTCCGGCAACACCCTCAAGCTCCTCCAGCAAAAAGCCAAGGTTTTCGGTGTCTGGGGGAATATGGACGACGGCGCCATCCGCAAGGAACTGCCGGAAAAGACGATTGTGGAGATTCAGGGATTCAAAATCGGCATCACCCACGGCTTTGGCGCGCCGGAGGGGATGGTGGAGAAGGTGCAGTCAAAATTCCCTGAAAAAGTGGATATGATTCTCTTCGGCCACACCCACGTCCCCCATAGCGAAGAAAAGGACGGTATCCTCTTCTACAACCCCGGCTCCCTTTCCTTCAACAACGACCGCCGGGAGTTGACTTATGCAATATTAGAAATTAAAGACAACGAATTGGCTCCTCGGCTGGTTTCTCTAAACATATAG
- a CDS encoding zinc ribbon domain-containing protein, with protein MPIYEYRCKDCGKPFELQQKMEERGTAVCPACGSRKAEKLFSVFGVGTAGSAEGNDASSCGPESCMCGKYGGDD; from the coding sequence ATGCCTATCTACGAATATCGTTGCAAGGACTGCGGCAAACCGTTCGAGCTCCAGCAGAAAATGGAGGAGCGGGGAACGGCCGTTTGCCCGGCCTGCGGCTCAAGGAAGGCAGAAAAGCTTTTTTCGGTTTTTGGCGTGGGAACAGCCGGTTCCGCGGAGGGGAATGATGCTTCTTCCTGCGGGCCGGAAAGCTGCATGTGCGGCAAATACGGAGGAGACGATTGA
- the sppA gene encoding signal peptide peptidase SppA encodes MAEKRNLIVGLVILFLFLGIGLLAALAYLSSGAGYSETEDGVFAIGAKVAIVDVTGIISSSSEVVRQLKKYADDGSVKSIVLRIESPGGGVSASQEIYDAVLEAKGKKAVVASMGSVAASGGYYIACAADTIMANPGSLTGSIGVIAEFPVFGELFKKIGIKTEVIKSGELKDAGSPTRPMTEKERAMIQSVINDTYDQFVEAVVKNRKMEREKVLSLADGSVFTGRQAQANGLIDVLGNQEDAIRLAGKMGGISGEPRTVKEKKYRRRTIFDFAAEEMFGKGMELPEEWKDLLSPGLKYLYKM; translated from the coding sequence ATGGCGGAAAAAAGAAATTTAATCGTCGGGCTGGTCATCCTTTTTCTGTTTCTTGGAATCGGGCTTCTGGCCGCCTTGGCCTACCTCTCTTCCGGCGCCGGCTACAGCGAAACGGAAGACGGCGTTTTCGCCATCGGCGCCAAAGTCGCCATCGTGGACGTCACCGGAATCATCTCCAGCTCCTCGGAAGTTGTCCGCCAGCTGAAAAAGTACGCCGACGACGGCTCGGTCAAATCGATTGTTTTGCGCATCGAAAGCCCCGGCGGCGGGGTCTCCGCCTCGCAGGAGATTTACGACGCCGTTCTGGAGGCCAAGGGAAAAAAGGCCGTGGTCGCATCCATGGGTTCCGTGGCGGCCTCCGGCGGCTACTACATCGCCTGCGCCGCCGACACCATCATGGCCAACCCCGGCTCCCTCACCGGCTCCATCGGCGTGATCGCCGAATTCCCGGTCTTCGGCGAACTGTTCAAAAAAATCGGCATCAAAACGGAAGTAATCAAATCCGGGGAACTGAAGGATGCCGGCTCCCCCACCCGCCCGATGACCGAAAAGGAGCGGGCGATGATTCAGTCGGTCATCAACGACACCTACGACCAGTTTGTGGAGGCGGTGGTGAAAAACCGCAAAATGGAGCGGGAAAAAGTGCTCTCGCTGGCGGACGGCTCGGTTTTCACCGGCCGGCAGGCCCAGGCCAACGGACTTATCGATGTTTTGGGCAATCAGGAGGATGCCATCCGCCTGGCGGGCAAGATGGGGGGGATTTCCGGCGAACCGCGAACGGTGAAGGAGAAAAAATACCGCCGCCGCACCATTTTCGATTTTGCGGCGGAAGAAATGTTCGGCAAGGGAATGGAACTGCCCGAGGAGTGGAAGGATTTGCTCTCCCCCGGACTAAAATACCTGTATAAAATGTAA
- a CDS encoding HU family DNA-binding protein produces MTKADLVERVAEKTGLTRTDVMVVVENFLEQIKKTLEEGNNIEIRGFGTFKVKARKARKARNPRTGEEVPVPDRKVPVFKPSNEFKAVIVKQPL; encoded by the coding sequence ATGACCAAAGCGGATTTGGTCGAACGGGTGGCCGAAAAAACCGGACTCACCCGGACCGACGTGATGGTGGTGGTGGAAAACTTTCTCGAGCAGATTAAAAAGACGCTCGAGGAGGGAAACAACATCGAAATACGGGGCTTCGGGACATTTAAAGTCAAGGCCCGGAAGGCGCGCAAGGCGCGCAACCCGCGCACCGGCGAGGAGGTGCCGGTGCCCGACCGCAAAGTCCCGGTTTTCAAGCCCTCCAACGAATTCAAAGCGGTAATCGTAAAACAGCCCTTATAG